In the Candidatus Melainabacteria bacterium genome, one interval contains:
- a CDS encoding STAS/SEC14 domain-containing protein gives MIKVSAPSRIQHQMQTAGLTIIPTNKPDVMAFEINGVITEKELPAELEKFEAFLNERDTVRMLARFKHFGGFEPAVFTHSMELISVKLAAVKKLERYAAVGAPEWMNKLIGLVGGLFPTMEIRMYPLEDEAQAWEWLEAREAKTAAR, from the coding sequence ATGATAAAAGTATCGGCACCATCAAGGATTCAACATCAAATGCAAACTGCAGGGCTAACAATTATTCCAACTAACAAACCAGATGTGATGGCATTCGAAATCAACGGCGTCATCACAGAAAAGGAATTACCGGCAGAATTGGAAAAATTCGAGGCGTTTTTGAATGAGCGGGACACGGTGCGAATGCTCGCCCGCTTCAAGCACTTCGGCGGATTCGAACCGGCCGTCTTCACGCACAGCATGGAACTTATTTCGGTGAAGTTGGCGGCGGTGAAAAAACTTGAACGTTACGCGGCCGTAGGTGCGCCTGAATGGATGAATAAATTAATCGGTCTGGTTGGCGGACTATTTCCGACAATGGAAATACGGATGTATCCGCTTGAAGATGAAGCACAAGCTTGGGAATGGCTTGAAGCCAGAGAAGCCAAGACTGCCGCAAGGTAA
- a CDS encoding aminotransferase class V-fold PLP-dependent enzyme → MDAAIDASYVELNVERIKKEFPIQEGCLYLNTGSCGRKPQSVLQALSQGWQELNVNPTITTFWDESALGDAKEAAARLFDVPGENLLLVQNTTQGLHFLMHNFLLEAGDEFITTTSEHGSVGAIARYLAETRGIKIHRVEINPHDGNEVFTQRMSEKLSSRTRLVLVSEISSYTAWRPDLSELERITRDRNIPLLVDGAHCGGQIICRPGQYRLWVGSGHKWLGGPNGTGFVYVAPDLVPRLQPLWLGDEYFKLVESHGNSLARFESQGTTDVVRWRGLTAAINLQLQIGPDKIYRRELELAKYLRNAVRKLNPNFRTPEGERNCALLVMYWDADQVPVPHLRDHLWKNYKIWVQPDFMNENPGLGVRVSCHYSNSESDIDRFVEALAETLRK, encoded by the coding sequence ATGGACGCAGCAATCGATGCTTCCTATGTCGAATTGAACGTGGAGCGAATTAAGAAAGAGTTTCCGATTCAAGAGGGATGTTTGTATCTCAACACCGGAAGCTGCGGACGCAAGCCCCAGTCGGTGTTACAGGCATTGTCGCAGGGATGGCAGGAACTCAACGTCAACCCCACCATCACCACGTTTTGGGATGAAAGCGCCTTAGGCGATGCTAAGGAAGCGGCGGCGCGCTTGTTCGATGTGCCCGGTGAAAATCTGTTGCTGGTTCAAAACACCACGCAGGGTTTGCATTTTTTGATGCATAACTTCTTGCTCGAGGCCGGCGATGAATTCATCACTACAACAAGCGAACACGGTTCGGTCGGAGCAATTGCCAGGTATCTTGCAGAAACGCGCGGAATCAAGATTCACCGAGTGGAGATAAATCCACACGACGGCAATGAAGTCTTCACCCAGCGGATGTCTGAGAAATTGTCGAGCCGCACCAGGCTGGTGTTGGTCAGCGAAATCAGTAGCTATACGGCCTGGCGCCCTGATTTGTCTGAACTGGAAAGAATCACCAGAGATCGAAACATTCCCTTGCTTGTCGATGGTGCGCATTGCGGCGGGCAAATCATTTGTCGCCCCGGGCAGTATCGGCTCTGGGTGGGTTCGGGGCACAAGTGGTTGGGTGGACCAAATGGCACCGGGTTTGTCTATGTGGCACCAGATTTAGTGCCGCGATTGCAGCCGTTGTGGTTGGGCGATGAATATTTCAAACTCGTAGAATCTCACGGAAATTCTCTGGCGCGCTTCGAATCGCAGGGTACTACCGATGTGGTTCGCTGGCGTGGATTGACCGCGGCAATCAACTTGCAATTGCAGATTGGACCGGACAAAATTTATCGCCGTGAATTGGAGCTGGCAAAATATTTGCGTAACGCGGTGCGCAAGTTGAATCCAAACTTCAGAACACCTGAGGGCGAGCGGAACTGCGCACTGCTCGTTATGTACTGGGATGCGGATCAGGTACCGGTGCCGCATCTCCGCGATCACCTCTGGAAAAATTACAAAATTTGGGTGCAACCAGACTTCATGAACGAGAACCCGGGGCTGGGCGTGCGTGTATCCTGTCACTATTCCAATTCTGAAAGTGATATAGATCGCTTTGTAGAAGCGCTGGCGGAGACTCTTCGGAAGTGA
- a CDS encoding FAD-binding oxidoreductase produces MTMKVPMNAAPWRDTCPEVVLSHLQLPAIDKMPDQLSYDVVIIGGGFAGLSTAGAVARAGASVVVLEAAPELACGASGRNAGILCAGINMPITYTPKGSPAAALWSATQEMLYSVLAEAKESGTFLNVMRIGAMALATSKTAAKRLERETKARIAAGMSAELISKQDVDKLAAGYLDVTRVHQAMLLPDEGAIHPWTLLATLANKARKAGAQIYGNARVVSKEKSAAGWTITTENGKRIQCRGVISAVGPTVDTTGRIFALAFKTEVPDTCPVWWDANPYIYYDYRPGNGCLTVSGGRYGAPDTDKLDKSYHEKMAAATRQWVPSLAHVEPDYCWAVDLHVAADLLPEIAERDENSLSIQGLGALGVLPGIVLGQQAGDRITRAILAKSSMVST; encoded by the coding sequence ATGACTATGAAAGTGCCAATGAACGCGGCTCCGTGGCGTGACACATGCCCGGAAGTTGTTCTCAGCCATCTTCAATTACCGGCGATTGATAAAATGCCGGATCAATTATCTTATGACGTTGTCATCATTGGTGGTGGCTTCGCCGGTCTGAGCACAGCTGGTGCGGTAGCCCGAGCAGGCGCATCAGTAGTCGTTCTTGAAGCTGCGCCGGAGCTTGCATGCGGCGCGTCCGGGCGGAACGCTGGAATCCTTTGCGCGGGCATAAACATGCCGATTACCTACACACCAAAGGGTAGCCCGGCTGCGGCATTATGGTCTGCGACTCAAGAAATGCTCTATTCAGTGCTGGCGGAAGCGAAGGAAAGCGGCACTTTCTTAAACGTAATGCGTATTGGCGCAATGGCTCTTGCAACAAGTAAAACTGCGGCGAAGCGGCTTGAACGCGAAACAAAGGCGCGTATTGCTGCAGGAATGAGCGCCGAACTGATTTCGAAGCAAGATGTAGATAAGCTCGCGGCTGGATATCTTGATGTTACTCGCGTGCATCAAGCGATGTTGCTGCCTGATGAAGGCGCAATTCATCCCTGGACTTTGCTCGCAACTCTGGCTAACAAAGCAAGGAAAGCGGGGGCACAAATTTACGGAAACGCGCGTGTCGTATCGAAAGAAAAGTCGGCTGCAGGCTGGACTATCACAACGGAGAACGGCAAGCGCATTCAGTGTCGAGGCGTAATTTCTGCGGTTGGACCAACCGTCGATACAACAGGTAGAATTTTTGCACTCGCATTTAAAACTGAAGTGCCTGATACCTGCCCGGTCTGGTGGGATGCCAACCCATACATCTATTACGACTATCGACCCGGCAATGGCTGCTTAACAGTAAGTGGCGGACGCTACGGTGCGCCCGATACAGATAAGTTGGACAAGTCTTATCACGAGAAAATGGCGGCTGCGACCAGGCAGTGGGTACCTTCACTGGCGCATGTCGAGCCGGATTACTGTTGGGCGGTAGATCTGCACGTAGCTGCTGATCTGTTGCCGGAAATTGCGGAACGCGATGAAAACTCGCTATCTATTCAAGGTTTAGGGGCTCTGGGCGTGCTACCTGGCATCGTCCTCGGCCAGCAAGCTGGTGATCGAATAACCAGAGCCATATTGGCCAAAAGTTCGATGGTAAGTACATAA
- a CDS encoding DUF4384 domain-containing protein: MTGRRHIVASMVALLSLAAPLCVCAADDAAKSDSDKWQFAKGLFRKQLDQPKEALNIGLNYWVELTRKGGSQRVSNKHAFRSGDQIQFHIRPNIDGYAYVVLRSGSRGESSVLFPDPAHGDDNRVEHGVDYALPSGSESFEFDQNPGTEKITLLLSRHPINAQAYLSKPADSPTVIASAATGSKDLVPSQVFVAYATPHDAAPPPSTPRTPEKKKVEKKPVIASSTPATPDDSSESKAAKKHKPTTPANHTGSTSSTSTTKQSTRLTSNVNDDAGVTSVIKKTPDGVLYVNIDLDHRS; this comes from the coding sequence ATGACAGGTCGTCGTCACATAGTTGCATCGATGGTTGCTTTGCTGAGTTTGGCTGCGCCACTTTGCGTTTGCGCTGCAGATGATGCCGCTAAGTCCGATTCTGACAAGTGGCAGTTTGCAAAAGGTTTGTTCCGTAAGCAGCTCGATCAGCCTAAAGAGGCGCTCAATATCGGCTTGAATTACTGGGTGGAATTGACCCGCAAGGGCGGTTCGCAGCGCGTTTCCAACAAACATGCGTTCCGCAGCGGCGACCAGATTCAGTTCCACATTCGCCCGAACATCGACGGTTACGCCTATGTCGTGTTGCGCAGTGGCAGCCGCGGCGAAAGCTCTGTGCTTTTCCCTGACCCTGCTCATGGCGACGACAATCGCGTAGAGCACGGTGTTGACTACGCTTTGCCGTCAGGCAGCGAGTCGTTCGAATTCGACCAGAACCCGGGCACGGAAAAAATTACTCTGCTCCTTTCCCGCCACCCAATAAACGCTCAGGCTTATCTGTCGAAACCAGCCGATTCTCCGACCGTCATTGCATCTGCCGCGACGGGTTCGAAAGACTTAGTTCCGTCTCAGGTTTTCGTTGCTTATGCTACTCCGCATGATGCTGCGCCACCGCCTTCAACGCCGCGCACGCCGGAGAAGAAGAAGGTCGAGAAGAAGCCGGTTATTGCTTCCAGCACACCAGCGACGCCGGATGATTCCAGCGAAAGCAAAGCAGCTAAGAAGCACAAGCCGACCACGCCTGCGAATCACACAGGTTCGACTTCTTCAACAAGCACGACCAAGCAATCGACTCGCTTAACATCAAATGTGAATGATGATGCCGGCGTGACAAGCGTTATCAAGAAGACTCCAGACGGCGTGTTGTACGTCAATATCGACCTCGACCACCGTAGCTAA
- a CDS encoding putrescine aminotransferase translates to MPQDFKAAQAKSDAVLDLISKKKLDGSEIKTLIDESVKYWAEHVNAGFLQYRKSVSTDYTAVEWDDEGSVFRDVNGKEFIDMLGGFGIYNVGHRHPKVLKAVRNQLEKQAIHSQELIDPLRTQLAYLVSLITPGDLQYSFFTNSGTESVEACLKMAMLATGRRHFIGAIGAFHGKTLGSLGGTSKAVFREPFLPLLHWTHVPFGDIDALKTMMAAFDFSGDKVGAVVLEPIQGEGGINVAPPGYLGAVRELCDKYGSVLILDEIQSGMGRSGDMWACDHEGVVPDLMALGKGFGGGVMPIGACVGTPKTWEKYIENPFLHTTTFGGNPLACAAAIATINVLLEEGLPQQAKEKGEYLLPKFEELARKYPKVLKGGRGRGLMLGMEFTSNELGYEIAKNLFARQILISGTYINSRVLRVEPPLVISYEQLDKFLEALEDSLKEVYKTHSLNEVAAVK, encoded by the coding sequence ATGCCTCAAGATTTCAAAGCTGCACAAGCTAAGTCCGATGCCGTTTTAGACCTGATCTCAAAGAAAAAATTGGATGGGTCGGAAATCAAAACGCTCATCGATGAGTCAGTCAAGTACTGGGCTGAGCATGTGAATGCAGGATTTTTGCAGTATCGTAAGTCAGTCAGCACTGACTATACAGCCGTAGAGTGGGATGACGAAGGTTCAGTTTTCCGCGATGTGAACGGAAAAGAATTTATCGATATGCTCGGTGGATTCGGCATCTACAATGTCGGCCACAGACATCCTAAGGTGCTGAAAGCAGTTCGAAATCAGTTGGAAAAACAGGCGATTCACTCCCAGGAATTGATCGATCCATTGCGTACCCAGCTCGCTTACCTGGTTTCGCTGATAACGCCAGGCGATTTGCAGTATTCGTTCTTCACGAATTCAGGCACTGAATCTGTCGAAGCTTGCTTGAAAATGGCAATGCTTGCGACTGGTCGCCGCCACTTTATCGGTGCAATCGGCGCGTTTCACGGAAAGACTCTCGGTTCGTTGGGTGGTACATCCAAGGCTGTTTTCCGCGAACCATTCTTGCCGTTGCTGCACTGGACACACGTTCCTTTCGGCGACATTGATGCGCTGAAAACAATGATGGCTGCGTTTGATTTTTCCGGAGACAAAGTCGGTGCCGTCGTTCTCGAACCTATCCAGGGCGAAGGCGGTATCAACGTTGCGCCACCAGGATATCTGGGTGCCGTGCGTGAATTGTGCGATAAGTATGGTTCCGTGCTCATTCTCGATGAAATTCAGAGTGGCATGGGTCGCAGTGGCGATATGTGGGCTTGCGACCATGAGGGCGTTGTGCCCGACTTGATGGCGCTCGGAAAAGGATTCGGTGGCGGTGTCATGCCGATTGGTGCGTGCGTCGGAACACCGAAAACCTGGGAGAAATACATCGAAAATCCATTCCTTCATACAACCACTTTTGGTGGCAACCCGCTCGCTTGCGCAGCGGCAATTGCAACGATTAATGTGTTGCTGGAAGAAGGATTGCCCCAGCAAGCCAAAGAGAAAGGCGAGTATTTGCTGCCTAAATTCGAAGAACTTGCTCGCAAGTATCCGAAAGTGCTTAAGGGTGGTCGCGGACGTGGGCTCATGCTCGGCATGGAATTCACATCCAACGAACTCGGCTACGAAATCGCCAAGAATCTGTTCGCAAGACAGATTCTCATCAGTGGCACCTACATCAACTCTCGAGTACTTAGAGTCGAGCCACCGCTGGTAATTTCATACGAGCAACTGGATAAGTTCCTGGAAGCGCTAGAAGACTCGCTTAAGGAAGTCTATAAAACGCACTCGTTGAATGAGGTAGCCGCGGTTAAGTAA
- a CDS encoding GntR family transcriptional regulator: MSEANPILKRSSAREHIVQILLDRILDGTYKPGDRLIELQIAHELNTSQSPVREALRYLEALRVVETETYKGTRVRSISPRELEESSQVRVALEELGAQLAAPHFKDNVADLEAEAARFMKAAEEKDAKNYALHDIEFHRIIMTGSRNSLLLSIWESVVLESRFRLTVKRVGEDQLCDFGNAHLPVIEALRQGDGPTAGKLLRDLIHKFHFLQSE; encoded by the coding sequence GTGTCAGAAGCAAACCCTATCCTCAAACGTTCATCGGCTCGCGAACATATCGTTCAAATTCTGCTCGACCGCATCCTGGACGGCACTTACAAGCCGGGCGATCGACTAATAGAGCTACAGATTGCTCATGAGCTGAATACCAGTCAATCGCCAGTCAGGGAAGCGCTGCGCTATCTTGAGGCGCTACGCGTCGTCGAGACCGAGACTTATAAAGGAACACGCGTGCGAAGCATTTCGCCGCGAGAACTCGAAGAATCATCCCAGGTTCGAGTTGCGCTGGAAGAACTGGGTGCGCAGTTGGCCGCGCCACACTTCAAGGACAACGTTGCGGATCTGGAGGCCGAGGCGGCTCGGTTCATGAAAGCTGCTGAAGAGAAAGATGCTAAAAATTACGCGCTGCACGATATCGAATTTCACCGCATCATAATGACCGGTTCCAGGAACTCACTTCTGCTGTCAATTTGGGAGTCGGTGGTATTGGAAAGTCGCTTTCGTCTAACTGTTAAACGAGTTGGCGAGGACCAGCTTTGCGACTTTGGAAATGCCCATCTGCCTGTTATTGAGGCGCTTCGCCAGGGCGATGGACCAACAGCTGGCAAGTTACTTCGGGATTTGATCCATAAATTTCATTTCTTACAAAGTGAATAG
- a CDS encoding alpha/beta fold hydrolase has translation MNNGSSTPFTPLPLLKNGHLMTIVPALWNRRLPPIKTPSVDRLFKVKPHVQVLANCHFAEDAKARPTLIILHGLEGSSNTPYVLGLTHKALEYGMNVVRLNLRNCGNTLHLTPTLYNAGLSADLIAVATELIEVDGLKNLFAAGYSLGGNIVLKAAAELGAEGPSMFKGICAISPALDLAACVDSMEKGVNRFYEQRFLIGLKDKIRIKHRLFPSLYDVSKLKYVKTLRGFDDVFTAPDAGCSNAAEYYQKNSAIRIIENAQIPILIITAKDDPIVPFQSFASPKLQAPNITMLTPQYGGHSGFLAHAAEDARRDRFWAENRIIEFCVSQLAQ, from the coding sequence ATGAACAACGGCAGCTCTACACCATTTACACCGCTACCGCTCCTGAAGAACGGACATCTTATGACGATTGTTCCGGCGCTCTGGAATCGTCGCTTGCCACCAATCAAGACACCATCTGTTGACCGCCTTTTCAAGGTTAAACCGCACGTACAGGTGCTCGCCAATTGTCATTTTGCCGAGGATGCAAAGGCTCGCCCGACTCTGATTATTCTTCACGGGCTGGAAGGTTCGAGTAACACACCGTATGTGCTGGGACTGACGCATAAAGCCCTGGAATACGGCATGAACGTCGTGCGCTTGAATCTGCGCAATTGCGGCAATACGCTTCACCTCACACCTACGCTCTACAATGCCGGACTCAGTGCGGATCTGATTGCTGTCGCAACCGAGTTGATAGAAGTCGATGGACTGAAAAACCTGTTCGCAGCTGGCTATTCGCTCGGTGGAAATATCGTGTTGAAAGCCGCAGCTGAGTTAGGCGCTGAAGGTCCAAGCATGTTCAAGGGCATTTGCGCGATTTCGCCCGCGCTCGACCTCGCTGCATGTGTAGACTCAATGGAGAAGGGCGTGAATCGCTTCTATGAGCAGCGTTTTCTGATCGGATTGAAAGACAAAATACGAATAAAGCATCGACTTTTCCCATCGCTGTACGATGTTTCGAAACTGAAATATGTAAAAACGCTGCGCGGATTTGATGACGTTTTTACCGCTCCTGATGCGGGTTGCAGTAATGCTGCTGAGTACTACCAGAAGAACAGCGCCATCAGAATTATCGAAAACGCTCAGATCCCAATTTTGATTATTACTGCCAAGGACGATCCGATTGTTCCCTTTCAATCGTTTGCCTCGCCCAAGTTGCAGGCTCCGAATATAACGATGCTGACTCCGCAGTATGGCGGGCACAGCGGCTTCCTAGCGCACGCCGCGGAGGACGCCAGGCGCGATCGCTTTTGGGCGGAGAATCGAATTATTGAGTTTTGCGTTTCACAGTTGGCTCAGTGA